A single genomic interval of Antechinus flavipes isolate AdamAnt ecotype Samford, QLD, Australia chromosome 1, AdamAnt_v2, whole genome shotgun sequence harbors:
- the NANOS3 gene encoding nanos homolog 3, translated as MEVFNLWRDYLGLASVVGALREEKLEPQVAGTEPGPDPGPSLRQDLLPPRDSLCTFCKHNGESRNIYLSHTLKDEEGRVVCPILRKYVCPQCRATQDNAHTKRFCPLTSKGYMSVYSYTARNSAGKRASLQWPSEEPNSAKSRTKRLPAVPEGKAPSRALEESGAGSGTGRSWERAGETGRRGSKEQNRAPGKRLDRRGEKASPSQGRAVM; from the coding sequence ATGGAGGTCTTCAATCTGTGGAGGGATTATCTGGGACTAGCTAGCGTGGTGGGGGCTCTCCGGGAGGAAAAGCTGGAGCCGCAGGTGGCAGGGACAGAGCCAGGCCCAGACCCCGGACCCAGCCTGAGGCAGGACCTCCTGCCCCCCAGGGACTCCCTCTGCACCTTTTGCAAGCACAATGGGGAGTCTCGAAACATCTACTTGTCCCACACGCTGAAGGACGAGGAAGGCCGCGTGGTGTGTCCCATCTTGAGAAAATACGTGTGCCCACAGTGCAGAGCCACCCAAGACAATGCCCACACCAAGCGCTTCTGCCCACTCACCAGCAAGGGCTACATGTCTGTGTACAGCTACACGGCCCGCAATTCAGCCGGCAAACGGGCCAGCCTGCAGTGGCCATCGGAGGAGCCCAACTCGGCCAAGAGCCGGACCAAGAGGCTTCCGGCAGTGCCCGAAGGAAAAGCTCCCAGCCGGGCTCTGGAGGAAAGCGGCGCCGGCAGTGGCACAGGTAGGAGCTGGGAGCGGGCGGGAGAGACTGGCAGGAGGGGCTCCAAGGAGCAGAATCGGGCACCTGGCAAGAGACTAGatagaaggggggaaaaagcttCCCCCAGTCAGGGCCGGGCAGTGATGTAG